The following coding sequences are from one Hydra vulgaris chromosome 04, alternate assembly HydraT2T_AEP window:
- the LOC136078921 gene encoding uncharacterized protein LOC136078921, protein MACKKQKGTRNLVCKSRDFCDLETQSDCLIRQIVNIWTKAGFQAYIISEYSILDKLQALHKKYQLLKKRVTLKDTKDTRENIKNEFISTMEQLFDIGKDNLEQLMRSDKITPRTQAAIEEDLNFYLDQQTDRKWFISKPDKELATIIEK, encoded by the exons atggCCTGTAAGAAGCAAAAAGGAACAAGGAACTTGGTGTGCAAAA gTAGAGATTTTTGTGACCTTGAGACGCAATCAGACTGCTTGATTAGACAAATAGTCAACATTTGGACCAAAGCAGGATTTCAAGCATACATCATTTCAGAATATTCAATTCTTGACAAACTTCAAGCTCTACACAAGAAGtatcaacttttgaaaaaacgtGTTACCCTGAAAGATACCAAAGATACTAGAGAAAATATTAAGAATGAATTCATTTCAACAATGGAACAGTTGTTTGACATAGGCAAAGATAACTTAGAGCAACTGATGAGAAGTGACAAAATAACACCAAGAACACAAGCTGCTATTGAAGAAGACCTAAATTTCTATCTAGACCAGCAAACAGACAG gaaGTGGTTTATTTCTAAGCCAGATAAAGAGCTAGCTACCATCATTGAGAAATGA